A window of Synechococcus sp. MU1643 contains these coding sequences:
- a CDS encoding ABC transporter permease: MKKDFLSYMLKNRTLLRQLILRDINGRYKGSMLGILWTAINPLMMLSVYTLVFSQVFKARWGGTTTGDETPITFALNLFAGLIVFNIFAECATKSPTLITSNPNFVKKIIFPIHTLGGMITGSACIHGAISAVILVMAKIIWDGKAPLTAALLPIVWLPLIIGCLGMTWILSWIGVIIKDTSQVINAAVSMLMFLSPIFYPTSMLPEKIRWIAAINPLVSSIEGTRSILIAGELPKIGGLITSIFVSLLWCQICFRILKKSQKTLADIL, from the coding sequence ATGAAAAAAGACTTCTTGAGTTACATGTTAAAGAACAGGACATTATTGAGGCAACTCATACTGAGAGACATAAATGGCAGATACAAGGGTTCGATGCTTGGAATTTTGTGGACGGCTATTAATCCACTAATGATGCTGAGTGTATATACTTTAGTATTCTCTCAAGTATTCAAAGCTAGATGGGGAGGAACTACTACAGGGGATGAAACCCCGATAACATTTGCACTAAATTTGTTCGCAGGACTGATTGTTTTTAACATATTCGCGGAATGCGCAACAAAATCACCAACACTAATAACGAGCAACCCAAACTTCGTAAAAAAAATAATATTTCCAATCCATACGCTTGGGGGAATGATTACAGGAAGCGCATGTATACATGGGGCAATAAGCGCAGTAATATTGGTAATGGCAAAAATCATATGGGATGGAAAAGCGCCACTTACAGCGGCATTGTTACCAATAGTTTGGCTGCCACTAATAATTGGATGCTTAGGAATGACATGGATCCTTTCATGGATTGGTGTAATAATAAAAGATACAAGTCAAGTCATCAATGCAGCCGTAAGTATGCTTATGTTTTTAAGTCCAATTTTCTATCCGACTTCAATGTTGCCAGAAAAAATAAGATGGATAGCAGCGATAAACCCACTAGTGTCATCAATAGAGGGAACAAGAAGCATCTTGATTGCAGGCGAGTTACCCAAAATTGGAGGCTTAATAACTTCTATATTTGTTTCATTACTATGGTGTCAAATTTGCTTTAGGATTCTCAAAAAGTCACAAAAAACACTTGCCGATATACTATGA
- the cysE gene encoding serine O-acetyltransferase, with protein sequence MFDYIRTDLAIIRDRDPAARGWLEIICCYPGFQAICLHRLSHRLWNSRLPLQLLARILSQVGRSITGIEIHPGAHIGHSVFIDHGMGVVIGETAEIGERCLLYQGVTLGGTGKEHGKRHPTLAENVVVGAGAKVLGGITIGTNTRIGAGSVVVKNVDANCTVVGIPGRVIHQSGTRINPLAHSALPDAEAAIIRNLMQRIDELENDVRNLRRLQGLTTNMEGTTKVIGGQSQNLKDREILELLGDMEEEKEKGET encoded by the coding sequence ATGTTTGATTATATACGTACTGACCTCGCAATCATCCGCGACCGTGATCCTGCTGCCCGGGGCTGGCTTGAAATCATATGTTGCTATCCGGGCTTTCAAGCCATCTGCCTACATCGACTGAGCCACCGATTATGGAATAGCCGGCTGCCGCTTCAACTATTGGCACGCATACTTAGCCAAGTGGGTCGAAGCATTACAGGAATAGAAATTCATCCGGGAGCCCATATTGGTCACAGCGTTTTTATCGATCACGGTATGGGCGTAGTAATCGGCGAAACAGCGGAGATAGGGGAAAGATGCTTGCTGTATCAGGGCGTAACATTAGGAGGAACTGGAAAAGAACACGGAAAACGACACCCAACCCTGGCAGAAAATGTAGTTGTAGGTGCAGGAGCAAAAGTATTAGGAGGAATAACAATTGGGACTAATACCAGAATTGGCGCAGGATCAGTAGTAGTAAAAAATGTTGATGCTAATTGTACAGTGGTAGGAATACCAGGTCGAGTAATTCATCAAAGCGGGACACGCATAAATCCATTAGCACACTCAGCACTGCCAGACGCAGAAGCTGCAATAATTAGGAACCTAATGCAACGCATTGATGAACTAGAAAATGATGTAAGAAACCTAAGAAGGCTTCAAGGATTGACAACAAATATGGAAGGAACAACAAAAGTCATAGGAGGCCAAAGTCAAAACCTTAAAGACAGAGAAATACTGGAATTACTAGGCGACATGGAGGAAGAAAAAGAGAAAGGAGAGACATGA
- a CDS encoding GntR family transcriptional regulator, which produces MRFHIQQESDIPASTQLYNQICFAIAARHYPPGHRLPSTRQLAMQTGLHRNTISKVYRQLETDGVVEAMAGSGIYVRDQQKLREIKTPPHIRNRGVTDLDREVRKCVDGLLNAGCTLQQTRELLTREIDWRLRCGARVLVSTPREDIGASMLIAEELQPCLNVPVEVVPMEELENVLENSSNGTVVTSRYFLQPIEALAKKHGVRAVAIDLNDFREELAMLKELRPGSCVGLVSISPGILRAAEVILHSMRGNELLLMTATPDIGSRLLALLRASSHVLCDRPSQPLVEQCLRQNRSQLMRMPQVHCAENYLSTDTINQLRKEIGIQTQTAGS; this is translated from the coding sequence GTGCGATTTCATATCCAGCAGGAAAGCGACATACCGGCCTCAACGCAGCTTTACAACCAGATCTGTTTCGCCATTGCAGCGCGGCACTACCCGCCAGGGCATCGTCTACCGAGCACCCGCCAGCTCGCGATGCAGACCGGGTTGCACCGGAACACGATCAGCAAGGTGTACCGACAGCTAGAAACCGATGGCGTGGTGGAAGCAATGGCGGGCTCCGGCATCTACGTGCGGGATCAACAAAAATTGCGAGAGATAAAAACCCCACCACACATCCGCAATCGAGGAGTGACCGACCTCGACCGGGAAGTGCGCAAATGTGTAGACGGCCTGCTCAATGCTGGATGCACTCTGCAGCAAACCCGCGAATTGCTAACCCGGGAGATCGACTGGCGCCTACGCTGCGGTGCCCGTGTGCTGGTCAGCACACCCAGGGAAGACATCGGCGCCTCGATGCTGATCGCCGAAGAACTCCAACCGTGCCTAAACGTACCGGTGGAAGTGGTGCCAATGGAAGAGCTAGAAAACGTACTTGAGAATTCAAGCAATGGGACTGTGGTGACAAGCCGCTATTTCCTACAACCAATTGAGGCACTCGCAAAGAAACACGGTGTGAGGGCCGTGGCCATAGATCTAAATGATTTCCGGGAAGAGCTGGCAATGCTGAAAGAACTACGGCCCGGCAGCTGTGTCGGCCTAGTGAGCATCAGCCCCGGTATCCTAAGAGCTGCGGAAGTAATTCTCCATTCGATGCGCGGCAACGAATTGCTACTGATGACCGCCACGCCAGATATTGGAAGCCGCTTACTTGCCCTACTGAGGGCGTCAAGTCATGTGCTGTGTGATAGGCCAAGCCAGCCCCTGGTAGAACAATGCCTGCGACAAAACAGATCCCAATTAATGCGCATGCCACAAGTACATTGCGCAGAAAACTACCTAAGCACCGATACGATTAATCAGCTTCGCAAGGAGATTGGAATACAGACACAAACCGCCGGCAGCTAA
- the infC gene encoding translation initiation factor IF-3 produces the protein MPPRPRFDRRAPVRELPNINDRINYPQLRVVDSDGAQLGVISREEALDVARDRELDLVLVSEKADPPVCRIMDYGKFKFEQEKKAKEAKKKSHQTEVKEVKMRYKIDQHDYDVRIGQAQRFLKAGDKVKCTVIFRGREIQHTALAETLLRRMAKDLEEKAEIQQAPKREGRNMIMFLTPRKTPLVKKEEKQQAANKAVRTIPAPPRPTAAKVVNSQG, from the coding sequence ATGCCCCCACGTCCCCGTTTTGACCGTCGTGCCCCGGTTCGGGAGCTGCCCAACATCAACGACCGGATCAACTACCCCCAATTGCGGGTAGTCGACTCAGACGGCGCTCAGCTCGGCGTGATCAGCCGCGAAGAGGCCCTGGATGTAGCCCGCGACCGGGAACTGGATCTGGTGCTGGTGAGCGAGAAGGCAGACCCGCCGGTCTGCCGGATCATGGACTACGGCAAGTTCAAGTTCGAGCAAGAAAAGAAAGCCAAAGAGGCCAAGAAAAAGTCGCACCAGACAGAAGTCAAGGAGGTCAAGATGCGCTACAAGATCGACCAGCACGACTACGATGTACGGATCGGTCAAGCCCAGCGCTTCCTCAAGGCGGGCGACAAGGTGAAGTGCACCGTGATCTTCCGCGGCCGTGAGATTCAGCACACGGCGCTGGCGGAAACTCTGCTGCGGCGAATGGCCAAAGATCTCGAAGAAAAGGCAGAGATCCAGCAGGCTCCTAAACGAGAAGGCCGGAACATGATCATGTTCCTAACCCCGCGCAAAACGCCGCTGGTGAAGAAAGAGGAAAAGCAGCAGGCCGCCAACAAGGCTGTGCGAACCATACCTGCACCGCCGAGACCCACCGCCGCCAAAGTGGTCAACTCCCAAGGGTAG
- the miaA gene encoding tRNA (adenosine(37)-N6)-dimethylallyltransferase MiaA: MNSSHPLVITLLGPTASGKTALALDIAERLNLPVINVDSRQLYREMDIGTAKPTAEQQARVPHHLLDLRTPDQPITLQEFQAIATPCINNALEQQGLALLAGGSGLYLKALTGGLKPPAVAPQPQLRQQLTALGQSICHPLLEAADPQAAAKIAPADAVRTQRALEVLYASGQPMSRQATATPPPWRVLELGLNPANLRQRIQQRTEQLYRDGLVNETRRLSERYGADLPLLQTIGYGEALEVITGSLSTADAVRITSQRTRKFAKRQRTWFRRQHNPHWLHDPSTLTDAMTLIEQHLK, translated from the coding sequence TTGAACAGCTCCCACCCCCTGGTGATCACGCTGCTCGGGCCCACCGCCAGTGGCAAAACCGCCCTAGCGCTGGACATCGCCGAACGGCTGAATCTGCCCGTGATCAACGTGGATTCCCGCCAGCTCTATCGGGAGATGGACATCGGAACCGCGAAGCCGACGGCGGAGCAACAGGCGCGGGTGCCGCACCATCTACTGGACCTGCGCACGCCAGATCAGCCGATCACCCTGCAGGAATTTCAGGCGATCGCCACCCCCTGCATCAACAACGCGCTGGAGCAGCAGGGCCTGGCCCTGCTGGCGGGCGGCAGCGGCCTCTACCTCAAAGCCCTCACCGGTGGCCTTAAGCCTCCGGCAGTGGCTCCCCAGCCGCAGTTGCGACAGCAGCTGACAGCCTTAGGCCAGAGCATCTGCCACCCCCTGCTAGAGGCCGCCGATCCCCAAGCTGCCGCCAAAATCGCCCCCGCCGATGCCGTGCGCACCCAGCGCGCCCTGGAGGTGCTCTACGCCTCCGGACAACCGATGAGCCGCCAGGCCACAGCCACGCCTCCGCCGTGGCGGGTGCTGGAACTGGGCCTCAATCCCGCCAACCTGCGCCAGCGCATCCAACAACGCACCGAGCAGCTTTACCGCGATGGGCTGGTGAACGAGACCAGGCGCCTGAGCGAACGCTACGGCGCTGACCTGCCGCTACTGCAGACCATCGGCTATGGCGAAGCACTAGAGGTGATCACCGGAAGCCTGAGCACTGCAGATGCAGTGCGAATCACCAGCCAACGCACCCGCAAGTTCGCCAAACGCCAACGCACCTGGTTCCGGCGTCAGCACAACCCCCACTGGCTGCACGACCCGTCAACGCTGACGGATGCGATGACATTGATCGAGCAACATCTAAAGTAA
- the gyrB gene encoding DNA topoisomerase (ATP-hydrolyzing) subunit B has protein sequence MSDASKVQNAYGAEQIQVLEGLEPVRKRPGMYIGSTGPRGLHHLVYEVVDNSVDEALAGHCDRIVVVLGEDGSASVSDNGRGIPTDVHSRTGKSALETVLTVLHAGGKFGSGGYKVSGGLHGVGVSVVNALSEWVQVTVRRQGQVHRQRFERGAAIGALASESQPASESGETGTTVCFKPDLEIFTGGIVFDYATLSARLRELAYLNGGVRIVFRDERQSARDEEGSPHEETYFYEGGIKEYVAYMNKEKDSLHPEIIYVNSEKDGVQVEAALQWCSDAYSDSILGFANNIRTVDGGTHIEGLKTVLTRTLNAFAKKLGKRKESDSNLAGENIREGLTAVLSVKVPEPEFEGQTKTKLGNTEVRGIVDNLVGESLGQFLEFNPSVIGLILEKAIQAFNAAEAARRARELVRRKSVLESSTLPGKLADCSSRDPGESEIYIVEGDSAGGSAKQGRDRRFQAILPLRGKILNIEKTDDAKIYKNTEIQALITALGLGIKGEDFDVKNLRYHRVVIMTDADVDGAHIRTLLLTFFYRYQKELVEGGYIYIACPPLYKVERGKNHTYCYNEGDLQKTLAGFGEKANYTIQRFKGLGEMMPKQLWETTMDPTTRTMKRVEIEDALEADRIFTILMGDKVAPRREFIETHSAELDMASLDI, from the coding sequence ATGAGCGACGCTTCCAAGGTCCAGAACGCTTACGGCGCCGAGCAGATTCAGGTGCTGGAGGGGCTTGAGCCAGTTCGGAAGCGCCCGGGCATGTACATCGGCTCCACCGGACCGCGGGGCTTGCACCATCTGGTGTACGAAGTTGTTGATAACTCGGTTGATGAAGCCCTGGCGGGCCATTGCGACCGCATTGTTGTGGTCCTGGGGGAAGACGGTTCCGCCTCGGTGAGCGACAACGGCCGGGGAATTCCCACTGATGTGCACTCGCGCACCGGCAAGAGCGCCTTGGAGACGGTGCTCACCGTTTTGCACGCCGGAGGCAAGTTTGGCTCCGGTGGTTACAAGGTTTCTGGCGGTCTGCACGGCGTTGGCGTGTCCGTGGTGAATGCCCTGAGTGAATGGGTGCAGGTGACGGTGCGCCGTCAGGGCCAGGTGCATCGCCAGCGTTTTGAGCGCGGCGCGGCCATCGGAGCGTTGGCGTCGGAGTCGCAGCCTGCATCGGAGTCCGGCGAGACCGGAACTACAGTCTGTTTTAAGCCCGATCTAGAAATTTTCACCGGTGGCATTGTCTTCGACTACGCCACCCTCTCGGCCCGTTTGAGGGAACTGGCTTACCTCAACGGCGGCGTGCGGATCGTTTTCCGCGATGAGCGGCAGTCAGCCCGCGATGAGGAGGGGAGCCCCCATGAGGAGACCTACTTCTACGAAGGCGGCATCAAGGAATACGTCGCCTACATGAACAAAGAAAAGGACTCCCTTCACCCCGAGATCATCTATGTGAATTCCGAGAAGGATGGTGTACAGGTGGAAGCCGCGCTTCAGTGGTGCTCAGATGCATACTCCGACAGCATTCTTGGCTTTGCCAACAACATTCGCACCGTGGACGGTGGCACCCACATCGAAGGTCTGAAGACGGTGCTGACCCGCACCCTCAACGCCTTCGCTAAAAAGCTGGGCAAACGCAAGGAATCGGATTCCAACCTGGCCGGGGAGAACATCCGCGAAGGCCTGACGGCGGTGCTTTCGGTGAAGGTGCCAGAACCTGAATTTGAAGGACAGACCAAGACCAAGCTCGGCAATACTGAGGTGCGCGGCATCGTCGACAACCTGGTGGGCGAGTCGCTCGGCCAGTTCCTCGAGTTCAATCCCTCTGTAATCGGCCTGATCCTGGAGAAGGCGATTCAGGCGTTCAATGCCGCTGAAGCCGCTCGCCGGGCCCGCGAATTGGTGCGGCGCAAGAGCGTCTTAGAGAGTTCAACCCTGCCCGGGAAGCTCGCCGACTGCAGCTCCCGCGATCCCGGAGAATCCGAGATCTACATCGTGGAGGGCGACTCCGCTGGTGGCTCCGCCAAGCAGGGCCGCGACCGTCGCTTCCAGGCGATCCTGCCGCTGAGGGGCAAGATCCTCAACATCGAGAAGACGGACGACGCCAAGATTTACAAGAACACGGAGATTCAGGCGCTGATCACCGCCTTGGGTCTGGGCATCAAGGGTGAGGACTTCGATGTGAAGAACCTCCGCTACCACCGGGTCGTGATCATGACCGACGCCGATGTGGACGGTGCCCACATCCGCACTCTGCTTCTCACGTTCTTCTACCGATACCAGAAGGAGCTGGTGGAGGGTGGCTACATCTACATTGCTTGCCCACCCCTCTACAAAGTGGAGCGTGGTAAGAACCACACCTATTGCTACAACGAGGGCGATCTGCAGAAGACTCTGGCGGGCTTCGGTGAGAAGGCCAACTACACGATCCAGCGCTTTAAAGGCCTTGGCGAAATGATGCCCAAGCAGCTTTGGGAAACCACCATGGACCCCACCACCCGCACGATGAAGCGAGTGGAAATCGAAGACGCTCTCGAGGCCGATCGTATTTTCACGATCTTGATGGGCGACAAGGTTGCTCCTCGCCGGGAATTCATCGAAACCCACAGCGCTGAGCTGGATATGGCATCCCTCGATATTTGA
- a CDS encoding SH3 domain-containing protein, protein MGPVLRWSWLLGVALIAPAALPAGGADWRQPQPRRRLASGPLHTSTDQPLHLSPLEVAPRLRTLKAGSSLRLLRRWSAADGQDWLHVQTLSGDQRRGWLRA, encoded by the coding sequence ATGGGGCCTGTTCTGCGTTGGAGTTGGCTGCTGGGGGTGGCGTTGATTGCCCCGGCAGCTCTGCCAGCCGGAGGTGCTGACTGGCGACAACCGCAGCCCCGTCGCCGTCTGGCGTCTGGGCCCTTACATACGTCGACCGACCAGCCCCTGCACCTCAGTCCGCTGGAGGTTGCTCCACGGCTACGCACTCTCAAGGCGGGATCCTCCCTGCGGCTTCTGCGGCGTTGGTCCGCTGCCGATGGTCAGGATTGGTTGCACGTGCAAACGCTTTCGGGAGATCAACGCCGTGGTTGGCTCCGTGCCTGA
- a CDS encoding CrcB family protein: MVGSVPEAVLVGLGAIPGAWLRLKVVNHFQPMVPKKHWGTFLVNVVACFALGLVLALNETCAPSNGIALLMGVGFFGSLSTFSTFAVELLNELRAGQALTALVLALASIGAGLLACAVGYGLGTHV, from the coding sequence GTGGTTGGCTCCGTGCCTGAGGCGGTTTTGGTGGGTCTTGGGGCGATCCCCGGGGCCTGGTTGCGCCTCAAGGTGGTGAACCACTTCCAGCCGATGGTGCCGAAGAAGCACTGGGGCACCTTCCTTGTGAATGTGGTTGCCTGCTTCGCCCTGGGTCTGGTGCTGGCGCTCAATGAAACCTGTGCCCCCAGCAACGGCATTGCTTTGCTGATGGGGGTCGGCTTTTTCGGCAGCCTCAGCACCTTCTCCACCTTCGCGGTGGAATTGCTGAACGAGTTGCGTGCTGGCCAGGCCCTTACGGCATTGGTGCTGGCGTTGGCTTCGATAGGGGCGGGCCTTTTGGCTTGTGCCGTTGGTTACGGATTAGGGACCCATGTCTGA
- a CDS encoding CrcB family protein translates to MSETKPSLRLELQELLLVGAGAVPGALLRWQVALHMGDQNLLVNVLGAALLGFLAGLPAAPRLQLFIGIGFCGSVTTFSSWMLAAMKHLSSGDWAAALGLIGLTVGLGLGAAALGFSLGRRLKPPEPPQSLT, encoded by the coding sequence ATGTCTGAAACCAAACCCAGCCTGCGATTGGAATTGCAGGAGCTGTTGTTAGTTGGTGCGGGTGCCGTGCCCGGAGCCCTGTTGCGCTGGCAGGTCGCTCTGCATATGGGGGATCAGAACCTTCTGGTGAATGTTCTGGGGGCTGCCCTCTTGGGCTTCCTGGCCGGGCTCCCCGCCGCGCCGCGGCTCCAGTTGTTCATAGGCATCGGCTTCTGTGGTTCGGTCACCACCTTCAGCAGCTGGATGCTGGCGGCCATGAAGCATCTGAGTTCAGGTGATTGGGCCGCCGCACTGGGCTTGATCGGGCTGACCGTCGGGCTGGGGCTTGGTGCCGCAGCCCTGGGGTTCAGCTTGGGACGACGGCTTAAGCCGCCAGAGCCGCCTCAATCTCTGACTTGA
- a CDS encoding glutathione peroxidase, translating to MAISVSAVSVTTPDGSSKSLGDYAGKVLLIVNVASRCGFTKQYAGLQALKDTYAAKGLAVLGFPCNDFGAQEPGSLDEIKAFCSTTYGADFELFEKVNAKGSTTEPYTTLNQMDPAGDVEWNFEKFLVGKDGTVIARFKSGVTPEDLKSEIEAALAA from the coding sequence ATGGCGATCAGCGTCAGCGCCGTCTCCGTCACCACCCCTGACGGCAGCAGCAAATCCCTGGGCGACTACGCCGGCAAGGTGCTGCTGATCGTGAACGTGGCTAGCCGCTGTGGCTTCACCAAGCAATACGCGGGTCTGCAGGCCCTCAAGGACACCTATGCCGCCAAGGGCCTGGCAGTTCTGGGCTTCCCCTGCAACGACTTCGGCGCCCAGGAGCCCGGCAGCCTGGACGAAATCAAGGCCTTCTGTTCCACCACCTACGGCGCCGACTTCGAACTGTTTGAGAAGGTGAACGCCAAAGGAAGCACCACCGAGCCCTACACCACCCTCAACCAGATGGATCCCGCTGGTGATGTGGAGTGGAACTTCGAGAAGTTCCTGGTGGGCAAGGACGGCACGGTGATCGCCCGCTTCAAGAGCGGCGTCACCCCTGAAGACCTCAAGTCAGAGATTGAGGCGGCTCTGGCGGCTTAA